In one Cloacibacillus porcorum genomic region, the following are encoded:
- a CDS encoding aminotransferase class I/II-fold pyridoxal phosphate-dependent enzyme, which produces MKYTRMPIEKESPEQFGYEKIKNNLTETSVRDRNIKDLGIVLDDILLPYGDHLGDPRLRKLIAEQSNITDPDCVIITGGAASALFLVASSLLEPGSHMIVARPNYGTNIATPEAIGADVGYLDQKFEEGFRVDIERLESMIRPDTKYISLTNPHNPTGTMMGLEEVKRVIAVAEEHNVWLLMDETYRDMFKDEVLPVAASLSPKVISISSLSKTYGIPGIRIGWAVCQDKEMMDMLLAAKEQVCIGGSVVDEYIGFAALSQKKEWIAENDALIARHFAIVKDWVEHEEFVEWVEPRAACTCFPRIKESAGVDIEKFYKVMNDKYGTYIGPGHWFGFEDSYMRIGYAWPLEDELKAGLAGISAAIREARG; this is translated from the coding sequence ATGAAGTACACGCGTATGCCCATTGAAAAGGAGTCGCCGGAACAGTTCGGCTATGAGAAGATCAAGAACAATCTCACCGAAACTTCCGTCCGCGACCGCAATATCAAGGACTTGGGAATCGTACTGGACGACATCCTTCTCCCCTATGGAGACCATCTCGGAGACCCGCGTCTCAGAAAGCTTATCGCAGAACAGTCTAATATCACCGACCCGGACTGTGTCATCATCACCGGCGGCGCGGCGTCGGCGCTCTTTCTCGTCGCCTCGTCGCTGCTTGAACCGGGCAGCCACATGATAGTCGCACGTCCCAACTATGGCACGAATATCGCGACGCCCGAAGCGATCGGTGCGGATGTCGGCTACCTCGACCAGAAGTTTGAAGAGGGTTTCCGCGTGGATATCGAAAGACTTGAATCGATGATCCGTCCCGATACGAAGTACATCTCATTGACGAACCCGCATAATCCCACCGGCACGATGATGGGGCTGGAAGAGGTTAAGAGAGTCATCGCCGTCGCCGAGGAACATAACGTTTGGCTGCTTATGGACGAAACATACCGCGATATGTTCAAGGACGAAGTTCTGCCTGTCGCCGCGTCGCTCTCGCCAAAGGTCATCTCTATCTCCTCGCTCTCGAAGACCTACGGCATACCGGGAATCCGTATCGGCTGGGCCGTCTGCCAGGATAAAGAGATGATGGATATGCTTTTGGCCGCGAAAGAACAGGTCTGCATCGGCGGCAGCGTCGTTGACGAATATATTGGTTTCGCCGCACTCTCGCAGAAAAAGGAATGGATCGCAGAAAATGACGCCCTTATCGCGAGGCATTTCGCCATTGTTAAGGACTGGGTGGAGCACGAGGAATTTGTCGAATGGGTCGAGCCGCGCGCGGCCTGTACCTGTTTCCCGCGCATCAAGGAATCCGCTGGCGTCGATATCGAAAAGTTTTATAAGGTCATGAACGATAAATACGGTACCTATATCGGCCCCGGCCACTGGTTTGGCTTTGAGGATAGTTACATGCGCATCGGATACGCCTGGCCGCTCGAAGATGAACTTAAAGCCGGTCTTGCGGGAATCTCCGCGGCGATCAGAGAGGCCAGAGGATAG
- a CDS encoding amidohydrolase family protein, giving the protein MMTSKIRCGEMIDLVSGKRRQNVDLWLINGKIGKISEKIGRAAEEEIDLSRFYVIPGFVDAHNHLCLRVGGEAAPMMEALAYQVLLAVKHARFALLSGVTTLRDAGERGYVDLFVRRGIEEGIIPGPRLLVAGPGFLQSCGRLWFMGREAGGHIEVRKTVRKQLKAGIDFIRIFVAGAGAAFSAEKAVPGSSREEIEAAVYEARAAGRNIGVQTHGGDAATWAIEAGVDAVEHGCFLTEEQLLMMRECGTWLVVTSGIQRAIRDCAGNSAFMREKAGAAYANYLSVVRRAVELGINLAVGNDTNHGCIAEEITFLERAGMERRAALLAATLGGASLCGIEEEIGTLDIGKEADLIAFERDPLTAAPRELVPAWVIRSGKVMKNPVGVCS; this is encoded by the coding sequence ATGATGACGTCAAAGATTAGATGCGGTGAAATGATAGATCTTGTATCCGGGAAAAGAAGGCAAAATGTAGATTTATGGCTGATAAATGGGAAAATAGGAAAAATATCTGAAAAGATAGGACGGGCCGCGGAAGAAGAGATAGACCTTTCCCGTTTTTACGTGATTCCCGGCTTTGTCGACGCCCACAACCATCTCTGCCTTCGTGTGGGCGGCGAGGCGGCTCCGATGATGGAGGCGCTTGCATATCAGGTGCTTCTTGCGGTGAAACACGCGCGTTTTGCGTTGCTTTCCGGGGTGACGACGCTGCGTGACGCGGGCGAGCGTGGATATGTCGACCTCTTTGTACGGCGCGGGATTGAGGAGGGGATCATTCCCGGCCCGAGACTTCTGGTCGCAGGGCCGGGGTTTCTCCAAAGCTGCGGCCGTCTGTGGTTTATGGGAAGGGAGGCCGGCGGGCATATCGAAGTTCGTAAAACGGTCCGTAAACAGCTGAAGGCCGGTATCGACTTTATAAGGATATTTGTGGCCGGTGCGGGAGCGGCATTTTCTGCCGAAAAAGCTGTTCCCGGCAGCAGCCGCGAAGAGATCGAGGCCGCTGTCTATGAGGCGCGCGCCGCCGGAAGGAATATCGGCGTACAGACCCACGGCGGCGATGCGGCGACATGGGCGATCGAGGCGGGCGTTGACGCTGTGGAGCATGGATGCTTTCTCACGGAAGAACAGCTGCTGATGATGAGGGAGTGCGGCACCTGGCTGGTCGTCACAAGCGGCATCCAGCGGGCGATACGCGACTGCGCGGGAAATTCCGCCTTTATGCGCGAAAAGGCCGGGGCCGCCTACGCCAACTACCTGTCTGTCGTGCGGCGCGCCGTGGAGCTTGGCATCAACCTCGCCGTGGGCAACGACACGAACCATGGCTGTATTGCGGAGGAGATAACCTTTTTAGAAAGGGCTGGCATGGAGAGGCGCGCGGCGCTGCTGGCCGCCACGCTGGGAGGCGCGTCTCTCTGCGGTATTGAGGAGGAGATCGGAACGCTCGATATCGGCAAGGAGGCCGACCTGATCGCCTTTGAGCGGGACCCTCTGACGGCCGCGCCGCGGGAGCTGGTTCCGGCGTGGGTGATAAGGTCGGGAAAGGTAATGAAGAATCCCGTCGGCGTTTGCTCCTGA
- a CDS encoding ABC transporter permease/substrate-binding protein, whose protein sequence is MTDFLALLAAKHSELLRLFIDHMNMTTMAVFISLSIGIPVGIVITHSRLATRIVIGLANIMQSIPCIALLAFSVPFVGIGAKPAIMMVIIYALLPIIKNTYTGIMSIDPKTIEVARGMGLTKWQRMFRIELPLAAPFIMAGIRISAVAAVGTMTIAAFAGAGGLGWFINLGLNSQNVGLVLLGAIPASLMALGIDLLLGQLERAVTPEGLLPPEQIQNIPAKKRRRRQIAVFALCGLLVLLPAASALSGYLSERGERKVTVGSGDFTEAMILGYMYSELIKANSDVKVEERFNLGGAVVCFNALKKGDVDMFVEYTGSILPNYFHMEFASTDPQAVYEKSKELLMKEHGITVSKPLGFNNTYVMGVRPETAKRYGIRTLSEMMGVADKLRLGCTVGFVQRGDCLPLMKKRFKKDFESVTGLQESIRYRGLAAQEVDVIDAFSTDAQLTKQKVTLMEDDINFFPPYYAVNLVRQDTFEKYPELEELLSKMDGLLNEDAMRALNAKVDIGGQDARTVAREFLREKGLIAK, encoded by the coding sequence TTGACTGATTTCCTGGCACTGCTGGCGGCGAAGCACAGCGAACTGCTGCGGCTTTTCATCGACCATATGAATATGACGACCATGGCGGTATTCATCTCGCTGTCAATCGGGATACCTGTCGGCATCGTCATCACACACAGCAGGCTCGCGACACGTATCGTCATCGGCCTTGCCAATATCATGCAGTCGATTCCCTGCATCGCGCTGCTGGCCTTCTCCGTTCCCTTTGTGGGGATCGGAGCGAAGCCGGCAATCATGATGGTAATCATCTACGCGCTGCTTCCCATCATAAAGAATACCTACACGGGCATCATGAGCATCGACCCGAAGACGATAGAGGTGGCGCGCGGCATGGGGCTGACGAAGTGGCAGCGCATGTTCCGTATTGAACTGCCGCTCGCGGCGCCCTTCATTATGGCCGGCATCCGCATCTCCGCCGTCGCGGCGGTGGGCACGATGACGATCGCCGCCTTCGCGGGCGCTGGCGGGCTGGGATGGTTCATAAATCTCGGGCTCAACTCACAGAACGTCGGCCTCGTGCTGCTCGGCGCTATTCCGGCCTCGCTGATGGCGCTCGGCATAGACCTTCTGCTTGGGCAGCTGGAACGCGCGGTGACGCCCGAGGGGCTGCTGCCCCCCGAGCAGATACAGAATATCCCCGCTAAAAAGCGCCGCCGCAGGCAGATCGCCGTCTTTGCGCTCTGCGGCCTGTTGGTGCTGCTTCCCGCCGCCTCCGCCCTCTCAGGATATCTGAGCGAGCGCGGCGAAAGAAAGGTCACCGTGGGCTCCGGCGACTTCACGGAGGCGATGATACTCGGCTATATGTACAGCGAGCTCATCAAAGCCAACAGCGACGTCAAGGTAGAGGAGCGTTTTAACCTCGGCGGCGCGGTGGTCTGTTTTAACGCGCTCAAAAAGGGCGACGTGGACATGTTCGTCGAATATACCGGCAGCATCCTGCCAAACTACTTCCACATGGAATTCGCGAGCACCGATCCGCAGGCCGTCTATGAAAAATCTAAAGAGCTGCTGATGAAGGAACACGGCATCACCGTCTCAAAGCCGCTCGGCTTCAACAACACCTATGTAATGGGAGTACGCCCCGAGACGGCGAAGCGCTATGGTATCCGCACCCTCTCCGAGATGATGGGCGTCGCCGATAAACTGCGGCTCGGCTGCACGGTTGGCTTCGTCCAGCGCGGAGACTGCCTGCCACTCATGAAAAAACGCTTTAAAAAGGACTTTGAGTCCGTTACGGGACTGCAGGAGAGTATCCGCTACCGCGGGCTCGCGGCGCAGGAGGTGGACGTGATCGATGCCTTTTCGACCGACGCCCAGCTGACCAAGCAAAAGGTGACGCTGATGGAGGACGACATCAACTTCTTCCCGCCTTACTACGCGGTGAATCTCGTCCGGCAGGATACCTTTGAAAAATACCCCGAGCTGGAAGAGCTGCTGTCAAAAATGGACGGGCTGCTTAACGAGGATGCGATGCGCGCGCTCAACGCCAAGGTGGACATCGGCGGGCAGGACGCAAGAACTGTGGCGCGGGAGTTCCTTAGGGAAAAGGGACTCATCGCAAAATAA
- a CDS encoding ABC transporter ATP-binding protein: MIEFKGIYKSYKNKPILMNVNLTIRDNEFFVLIGSSGCGKTTLLKMINKLNSIDSGDILIDSTSVSEMPVSELPKRIGYVVQEGGLFPHMTVGENIALTMRMAGFTEERVAARTDEMLEMVALEPGSYRGLYPSQLSGGQRQRVGVARAFAPDPPILLMDEPFSALDPVTRGELQDEVFKLQKQTRKTVVFVTHDMDEAIKLADRICVIQAGHVVQCDNPEDILKHPVNRYVEEFIGKNKLWSNPEFVKAEDIMLKRPVQATEDRSVVQAIYIMSHYNVDSLLVTDNGRLKGIVWLADLRNVKNENDRISNYISDDYISVFTDTSLKKIISTIDYNISGVIPVTDHDSRLRGFLTKGRLLSVLSRQFSPEGSAEERSGVID; this comes from the coding sequence ATGATCGAGTTCAAGGGCATATACAAATCCTATAAAAACAAGCCCATTCTGATGAACGTCAATTTGACCATTAGGGACAATGAATTTTTCGTCCTGATCGGCTCCAGCGGCTGCGGCAAGACTACGCTTCTGAAGATGATAAACAAGCTTAACAGTATCGACAGCGGTGACATTCTCATAGATTCCACCTCTGTAAGCGAGATGCCGGTCTCGGAGCTGCCCAAGAGGATCGGCTACGTCGTGCAGGAGGGGGGACTCTTTCCTCACATGACCGTCGGGGAAAATATCGCGCTGACGATGAGGATGGCGGGATTCACGGAGGAGCGCGTCGCCGCGCGGACAGATGAAATGCTGGAGATGGTGGCGCTGGAGCCCGGCAGTTACCGCGGGCTTTATCCCTCCCAGCTTTCCGGAGGACAGCGCCAGCGGGTCGGCGTGGCGCGCGCCTTCGCGCCGGACCCACCGATCCTCCTAATGGACGAGCCGTTTTCCGCGCTGGACCCCGTAACGCGCGGCGAGCTGCAGGACGAGGTCTTTAAACTGCAGAAGCAGACGCGCAAGACGGTGGTCTTTGTGACCCACGATATGGACGAGGCGATCAAGCTCGCCGACCGGATCTGCGTCATCCAGGCGGGGCACGTCGTCCAGTGCGACAATCCCGAAGATATCCTGAAACACCCGGTCAACCGCTACGTGGAGGAGTTCATCGGCAAGAACAAACTATGGAGCAACCCAGAGTTCGTCAAGGCGGAGGACATCATGCTGAAACGGCCGGTGCAGGCGACGGAGGACCGCAGCGTGGTACAGGCGATCTATATTATGAGCCACTACAACGTCGACAGCCTCCTCGTCACCGACAACGGCAGGCTGAAGGGCATCGTCTGGCTCGCGGACCTGCGGAATGTGAAGAATGAGAACGACAGGATAAGCAACTATATATCGGACGATTACATCTCAGTCTTCACCGATACATCGCTGAAAAAGATCATCTCCACCATCGACTACAACATCTCCGGAGTAATTCCCGTGACCGATCACGACTCACGGCTGCGGGGGTTTCTCACGAAGGGAAGGCTGCTCTCCGTGCTGAGCAGGCAGTTCAGCCCCGAGGGTTCCGCCGAAGAGAGGAGTGGCGTAATTGACTGA
- a CDS encoding homoserine dehydrogenase, translated as MSRIIKYCMAGFGNVGVRFARLLLEKEAELRAEYGCEMRLTGICTRSKGTLLNSEGLDLKKILAMNEEAGRFDEKDDDFVRCGTETMIAASEADLLIELTTLSIDDGEPAASYIRTALNRGMHVITANKGPEAWRFDELNALAEEKGRMFLYETIVMDGTPVFNLVKKNLRGNRILGIKGILNGTTNFVLGELERGGSYESAVKEAQRIQLAEADPSMDVDGWDGAAKICALANILMGAKANPKAVHVESLADIDAADVAAAREKGCRIKYLCRAEAGDENGGLKLSVKPELIPFGDPLASVNGTSAAVTLYTDLAGEISIVQTDPGILQTAYGVYSDLCTLIESTQ; from the coding sequence ATGAGCAGAATAATCAAATATTGTATGGCCGGCTTCGGTAATGTCGGCGTAAGGTTTGCGCGTCTGCTTTTGGAAAAGGAAGCGGAGTTAAGGGCGGAATACGGATGTGAAATGCGTCTTACTGGCATATGTACCCGTTCAAAGGGTACGCTGCTGAACTCCGAAGGTCTTGATCTTAAAAAGATCCTTGCAATGAACGAAGAGGCGGGCCGCTTTGATGAGAAGGACGATGATTTTGTCCGCTGCGGCACGGAAACTATGATCGCCGCGTCGGAGGCAGATCTGCTCATCGAGCTCACGACACTGTCCATCGACGACGGCGAACCGGCGGCAAGCTATATCAGAACGGCGCTTAACCGCGGTATGCACGTAATAACCGCCAATAAGGGACCGGAGGCGTGGCGTTTTGACGAACTCAACGCTCTCGCTGAGGAAAAGGGGCGGATGTTTCTTTACGAGACGATTGTGATGGACGGCACGCCGGTCTTTAATCTAGTCAAAAAAAACCTGCGCGGGAATAGGATTCTTGGAATAAAAGGAATCCTGAACGGCACGACGAACTTTGTGCTGGGGGAGCTTGAGAGAGGCGGCAGTTATGAATCAGCGGTCAAAGAGGCGCAGCGCATACAGCTTGCCGAGGCCGACCCCTCGATGGATGTCGACGGCTGGGACGGCGCGGCGAAGATTTGCGCGCTGGCAAATATCTTGATGGGGGCAAAGGCCAATCCGAAGGCGGTCCACGTGGAAAGCCTCGCTGACATTGACGCCGCGGATGTCGCGGCGGCGCGCGAAAAGGGCTGCCGGATAAAGTATCTCTGCCGTGCTGAAGCCGGTGATGAAAATGGCGGCCTTAAATTAAGTGTCAAACCCGAGCTTATCCCCTTCGGCGATCCCCTTGCCAGCGTCAACGGAACGTCGGCCGCTGTCACCCTGTACACAGATCTTGCCGGGGAGATCTCCATAGTGCAGACCGACCCTGGGATACTGCAGACGGCCTACGGTGTCTACAGCGATCTCTGTACGCTGATAGAAAGTACACAATAA
- a CDS encoding Na+/H+ antiporter NhaC family protein, protein MLEFLKLSPVILLAVMVVNGVDILISASIGLFVAAFICKFTEKMKFADIMNEAVEGAKEATLLAFILMLAYALAEIFMSTGVGAAAISIFLHVGVTGKTVAVVAFLTTCVLSVSTGTSWGTFAACIPIFIWLCNVVGGNPAMTFAAAVGGSAFGDNIGLISDTTILSSGLQGVKVVDRIRAQGPWSVLCVILAAICFYSLSVAMGLPDNAGDPSKILAAMSQETIKVLEEERPAVLTLLAQVKDGVPLYMIIPVIIVVTMAVMRMDTISCLSTGIVCAIAFGYAAGTVTSISDVIGLVQSGFESAGSWAVIMLFWAMGFGAVMRRMDAFGPIAAFFVKISRRVRHLVVCNGLLCLIINATVNEEMSQMATVGPVLKDIINNNVEGSEEDKYKLRNRNALFSDAVGVHSAALIPWHTGVAYYMGLAAAVYPLYHFTIGDLYYNFMGIICVVSIYVLTFTGWDRFIPLFGLPEEPAVRLKKVEERDYQMEEELLSDPN, encoded by the coding sequence ATGTTAGAGTTTCTGAAGCTTTCTCCTGTCATTCTTCTTGCGGTAATGGTTGTGAACGGCGTAGATATCCTTATCTCCGCCTCCATAGGTCTTTTTGTCGCGGCTTTTATATGTAAGTTCACCGAGAAGATGAAGTTCGCGGACATTATGAACGAAGCCGTCGAAGGGGCGAAGGAGGCGACGCTGCTGGCCTTTATCCTGATGCTCGCCTACGCGCTGGCGGAGATATTCATGAGCACCGGCGTCGGCGCGGCGGCTATCTCCATATTTCTTCACGTCGGAGTCACGGGAAAGACGGTGGCCGTCGTCGCGTTCCTTACGACATGCGTTCTCTCCGTCTCTACCGGTACCTCATGGGGAACCTTCGCGGCCTGCATTCCCATCTTTATCTGGCTCTGCAACGTAGTAGGCGGCAACCCCGCGATGACCTTTGCCGCGGCGGTGGGCGGCTCCGCCTTTGGCGACAACATCGGACTTATCTCCGATACTACGATACTCAGCTCGGGCCTGCAGGGGGTCAAAGTCGTCGACCGGATACGTGCGCAGGGGCCGTGGTCTGTGTTATGCGTCATTCTTGCCGCTATTTGTTTCTATTCATTAAGCGTGGCGATGGGTCTTCCCGACAATGCGGGAGATCCGTCGAAGATACTGGCCGCGATGTCTCAAGAGACCATAAAAGTGCTCGAGGAGGAACGTCCTGCGGTGCTCACCCTGCTTGCCCAGGTAAAAGACGGTGTGCCGCTCTATATGATAATCCCGGTGATAATTGTCGTTACAATGGCGGTCATGCGCATGGATACCATCAGCTGCCTTTCCACCGGCATAGTCTGTGCGATCGCCTTCGGCTATGCCGCGGGTACAGTCACTTCGATTTCGGACGTCATCGGACTTGTGCAGTCCGGTTTTGAAAGCGCCGGAAGCTGGGCCGTCATAATGCTCTTCTGGGCGATGGGATTTGGCGCGGTAATGCGTAGGATGGATGCCTTTGGTCCGATCGCGGCCTTCTTTGTAAAGATCAGTCGCAGGGTGCGCCACCTTGTCGTCTGCAACGGGCTGCTGTGCCTCATAATCAATGCCACCGTTAATGAGGAGATGTCGCAGATGGCGACGGTCGGACCGGTTTTAAAAGATATAATCAACAATAATGTCGAGGGATCGGAGGAGGACAAATACAAACTGCGCAACAGAAACGCGCTCTTTTCCGATGCCGTGGGCGTTCATTCCGCCGCGCTGATTCCCTGGCACACGGGGGTTGCCTACTATATGGGGCTGGCGGCGGCAGTATATCCACTCTATCACTTTACAATAGGGGACCTATATTACAACTTCATGGGAATAATCTGTGTCGTATCGATATATGTTCTGACCTTTACCGGCTGGGACAGATTCATACCGCTTTTTGGCCTGCCCGAAGAGCCTGCGGTCAGACTGAAAAAGGTTGAGGAGCGAGATTATCAGATGGAAGAAGAGCTGCTTTCAGACCCAAATTAA
- a CDS encoding GntR family transcriptional regulator, translating to MDSFIEQTAPGVAYSEIKKMIMLKKLKPGQRLAEITLSQEIGVSRTPVREALRKLTLEGWLRMVPNSGVWVASPTRREMINAYEVRAKLEQWGIEEAMPNVTPLLLRLLEENIEEEQAVYEGRISAEKYPEINSRFHLSIAEAGGNEILCQHIRTAINTTDVYMVLYENYLDFSNNRSLSEHRKLLELIKERDTEAAIKMIGVHVHNGFLDLKLGH from the coding sequence ATGGACAGCTTTATTGAGCAGACCGCCCCAGGGGTCGCCTATTCCGAGATAAAAAAGATGATCATGCTGAAAAAGTTAAAACCTGGACAGCGGCTCGCGGAGATAACGCTTTCGCAGGAAATCGGGGTAAGCCGCACGCCGGTGCGCGAGGCGCTGCGCAAGCTTACGCTTGAAGGGTGGCTGCGCATGGTGCCCAACAGCGGCGTCTGGGTCGCCTCGCCGACGCGGCGCGAAATGATAAACGCCTACGAGGTCCGCGCCAAGCTGGAACAGTGGGGCATCGAAGAGGCGATGCCGAATGTCACGCCGCTTCTGCTGCGGCTTCTGGAAGAGAACATCGAAGAAGAGCAGGCGGTTTACGAAGGCAGGATAAGCGCCGAGAAGTATCCGGAGATAAACAGCCGCTTTCATCTGAGCATCGCCGAGGCTGGGGGCAACGAAATCCTCTGCCAGCACATTCGCACGGCGATCAACACGACGGACGTCTATATGGTGCTTTACGAAAACTATCTTGATTTTTCAAACAACCGCAGCCTCTCCGAACACCGCAAGCTGCTGGAACTTATAAAAGAGAGAGACACCGAAGCGGCGATAAAAATGATAGGGGTGCACGTACACAACGGGTTCCTCGATTTGAAGCTGGGCCATTAA
- a CDS encoding alanine racemase: protein MDRYPLLEIDGKIIRRNAEILLGECRRNGVEPFAVLKGFNALPGIRDVLVKAGYKTLASSRLPHLAAVKEAGLAVETLGLRLPMLSEVHEVVRVCDISLNSEPETLRALDRAAGAAGRFHKVILMRDLGDLREGIFEGERFIETALYVERELKNLCLYGVGVNLTCYGSVIPTEKNLSELAANAADIEKLIGRKLAVVSGGNTTSLPLLLRGAMPEGINNLRIGEAIVVPCDLAGQWRCPVEGLSNRGLVLKAEIIEIGRKPTHPIGELGTNCFGSHSHYEDRGVRRRALLALGAFDIGDPEKLIPDDPGIKILGASSDHMIIDIEESENDYRLGDVVSFTLHYQAMLFATENPLIKKRYVS, encoded by the coding sequence ATGGATAGATATCCTCTGCTTGAGATAGACGGCAAAATTATTCGCCGCAACGCGGAAATATTACTTGGCGAATGCAGAAGGAACGGTGTCGAACCATTTGCCGTGCTAAAGGGTTTCAATGCCCTTCCCGGTATAAGAGATGTCCTGGTAAAGGCCGGATATAAAACACTGGCAAGTTCAAGGCTGCCGCATCTTGCGGCGGTGAAAGAGGCTGGGCTGGCCGTGGAGACTCTTGGACTGCGCCTGCCGATGCTCTCTGAAGTGCACGAAGTTGTGAGGGTCTGCGATATCAGTCTCAACTCCGAGCCGGAGACGCTGAGAGCCCTTGACCGTGCCGCCGGAGCCGCCGGCCGCTTTCACAAGGTAATATTGATGCGTGACCTCGGGGATCTGCGGGAGGGGATATTTGAGGGCGAAAGGTTTATCGAAACGGCGCTTTACGTCGAGCGCGAACTTAAAAATCTTTGTCTTTACGGCGTTGGTGTCAATCTTACCTGCTATGGTTCCGTTATCCCGACGGAAAAGAACCTTTCCGAACTTGCCGCTAATGCCGCGGATATCGAAAAACTCATTGGCAGAAAGCTGGCGGTGGTATCCGGCGGTAACACGACCTCTCTTCCGCTTCTGCTGCGTGGTGCTATGCCTGAGGGAATAAATAATCTCCGTATCGGAGAGGCGATCGTTGTCCCCTGCGATCTTGCCGGCCAGTGGCGCTGTCCCGTCGAGGGGCTTTCCAACAGAGGGCTTGTGCTCAAAGCGGAGATCATTGAAATAGGCAGAAAGCCGACGCATCCGATCGGCGAACTGGGTACAAACTGCTTTGGCTCCCACAGCCATTACGAAGACCGAGGCGTTCGCCGGCGGGCTTTGCTTGCCCTTGGAGCCTTTGATATCGGCGATCCGGAAAAGCTCATTCCAGACGATCCGGGAATAAAGATACTGGGCGCGAGCAGCGACCACATGATAATAGATATTGAAGAGAGCGAGAATGATTACCGTCTCGGGGATGTCGTTTCTTTCACGCTCCACTATCAGGCGATGCTCTTCGCCACTGAAAACCCACTCATCAAAAAACGATATGTAAGTTGA
- a CDS encoding aminotransferase, with the protein MKIATFKVEEWMNLNETKAKYNIAETCVDSVTLDELFRLAGRDRREFFETLAQRRMTYGAIFGADELKTAISGLYRSVGTEEIITTHGAAGANHLALYSLVEPGDAVVSVMPTYQQLYSIPESYGAKVRILKLKKEENFLPNLDRLRTLVNEKTKIICINNPNNPTGALIPEETLRGIVEIARGVGAYVLCDEVYRFLTQEDGYPESIADLYEKGIAVGSMSKVFSLAGLRLGWIATRSKEAMREILLHRDYDTISCGMIDEALAAIALEAKEAIIGRNRGIVKENLAVLDAWVAKEPRFSYVKPQCGTTALLYCDVDMPSEEFCSKLLAETGAFLTPGSCFDEEHCFRIGYACNKRELEEGLAKLSEFVKELA; encoded by the coding sequence ATGAAGATAGCCACATTCAAAGTCGAAGAATGGATGAATCTCAACGAGACAAAGGCAAAGTACAACATCGCGGAGACCTGCGTCGACTCCGTGACGCTGGATGAGCTCTTCCGCCTCGCGGGACGTGACCGGCGGGAGTTTTTTGAGACCCTCGCGCAGCGGCGTATGACCTACGGCGCGATATTCGGCGCGGATGAGCTGAAGACGGCAATCTCCGGCCTCTACCGTTCAGTTGGAACGGAGGAGATCATCACCACGCACGGCGCGGCGGGGGCGAACCACCTGGCGCTCTATTCGCTCGTCGAGCCCGGCGACGCGGTGGTTTCCGTGATGCCGACTTACCAGCAGCTCTATTCGATCCCCGAGTCATACGGCGCTAAGGTGCGCATCCTGAAGCTGAAAAAGGAAGAGAACTTCCTGCCAAACCTCGACAGGCTGCGCACGCTCGTCAACGAAAAGACAAAGATCATCTGCATAAACAACCCCAACAACCCAACGGGCGCGCTGATACCGGAGGAGACGCTGCGCGGAATCGTCGAGATCGCCCGCGGCGTGGGCGCTTACGTGCTATGCGACGAGGTCTACAGGTTTCTTACTCAGGAGGACGGCTATCCTGAATCCATCGCCGACCTCTACGAGAAGGGAATCGCGGTCGGCAGCATGTCGAAGGTCTTCTCCCTCGCGGGGCTGCGTCTCGGCTGGATTGCGACGCGCAGCAAGGAGGCGATGCGCGAGATACTGCTGCACCGCGATTATGACACGATAAGCTGTGGCATGATCGACGAGGCGCTCGCGGCGATCGCGCTGGAGGCGAAGGAGGCGATCATCGGGCGCAACCGCGGAATCGTAAAGGAAAACTTGGCGGTCCTTGACGCATGGGTCGCAAAAGAACCGCGATTTTCCTATGTAAAGCCGCAGTGCGGCACAACGGCGCTGTTATACTGTGACGTCGATATGCCCTCGGAAGAGTTTTGTTCGAAGCTGCTCGCGGAGACGGGAGCCTTTCTCACGCCCGGCTCATGCTTCGACGAGGAACACTGCTTCCGCATCGGCTACGCCTGTAATAAAAGAGAGCTCGAAGAGGGGCTCGCGAAGCTCAGCGAGTTTGTAAAAGAGCTGGCATAA